One region of Priestia megaterium genomic DNA includes:
- a CDS encoding RicAFT regulatory complex protein RicA family protein, which yields MAQYNKSDVIKRAQELAKMIAETEEVDFFKRAEAQLNENQKVRETIASIKSLQKQAVNFQHYGKTEALKQVEAKIDRLQEELDELPIIQQFQESQINVNDLLQLVANTISNTVTDEIIVSTDGDLLRGETGSQVRNSPGSSCS from the coding sequence ATGGCGCAGTATAACAAGAGTGACGTAATTAAACGTGCTCAAGAGCTGGCAAAAATGATCGCTGAAACGGAAGAAGTAGATTTCTTCAAGCGTGCCGAAGCTCAGCTTAACGAAAATCAAAAAGTGCGTGAAACCATTGCAAGCATTAAAAGTTTGCAAAAACAAGCTGTTAATTTCCAACATTATGGTAAGACAGAAGCGTTAAAACAAGTGGAGGCAAAAATCGATCGTTTACAGGAAGAGCTGGATGAACTGCCGATTATTCAGCAGTTTCAAGAGTCTCAAATAAACGTGAATGATTTGCTTCAACTTGTCGCTAACACTATTTCAAACACAGTAACAGATGAAATTATTGTGTCAACAGATGGTGATTTACTGCGCGGTGAAACAGGTTCACAGGTGCGAAACAGCCCTGGATCTAGCTGCTCATAA
- the miaB gene encoding tRNA (N6-isopentenyl adenosine(37)-C2)-methylthiotransferase MiaB: MNEKQRLESNQVNPADKKSEKDYSKYFQTVYMPPSLKDAKKRGKEEVSYHNDFAIDEQFHGMGQGRKFYIRTYGCQMNEHDTEVMAGIFLGLGYEPTDSVEDAHVILLNTCAIRENAENKVFGELGHLKALKRERPELLIGVCGCMSQEESVVNKILQKHQHVDMIFGTHNIHRLPHILNEAYLAKEMVIEVWSKEGDVIENLPRARKGSVKAWVNIMYGCDKFCTYCIVPYTRGKERSRRPEDIIQEVRHLAAQGYKEITLLGQNVNAYGKDFEDMTYGLGDLMDEIRKIDVARIRFTTSHPRDFDDRLIEVLAKGGNLVDHIHLPVQSGSSDILKIMARKYSREHYLELVRKIKEAIPTASLTTDIIVGFPNETDEQFEETMSLYREVEFDSAYTFIYSPREGTPAAKMQDNVPMEVKKERLQRLNALVNEISAKKLKEYEGKVVEVLVEGESKNNPEVLAGYTEKSKLVNFKAPKSVIGQLVKVKVTKAKTWTLNGEMVEETAEVK; encoded by the coding sequence ATGAACGAAAAACAACGTTTAGAAAGCAACCAAGTTAATCCAGCGGACAAAAAATCCGAAAAGGATTACAGCAAATATTTTCAAACAGTATACATGCCACCTTCTTTAAAAGATGCGAAAAAACGAGGAAAAGAAGAAGTTTCCTATCACAACGATTTTGCAATCGATGAACAGTTTCATGGAATGGGACAGGGACGTAAGTTTTATATCCGTACGTACGGCTGTCAAATGAATGAGCACGATACAGAAGTAATGGCTGGTATTTTTCTAGGCCTTGGCTACGAGCCGACTGACTCTGTTGAAGATGCTCATGTTATTTTATTGAATACGTGTGCGATCCGTGAAAATGCGGAAAATAAAGTGTTTGGTGAATTAGGACACTTGAAGGCCTTAAAGCGCGAGCGTCCTGAGCTATTAATCGGCGTCTGCGGATGTATGTCTCAAGAAGAGTCAGTTGTAAATAAAATTTTACAAAAACATCAGCACGTGGATATGATTTTTGGTACACATAACATTCACCGTTTGCCTCACATTTTGAACGAAGCATACTTAGCAAAAGAAATGGTGATTGAAGTATGGTCTAAAGAAGGGGACGTTATTGAAAACCTTCCAAGAGCACGTAAAGGCAGCGTCAAAGCATGGGTTAACATCATGTACGGCTGTGACAAGTTCTGTACGTACTGTATCGTTCCGTATACGCGAGGAAAAGAACGAAGCCGCCGTCCAGAAGATATTATCCAAGAAGTACGTCATTTAGCTGCTCAAGGCTACAAAGAAATTACGCTTCTAGGCCAAAACGTTAATGCATACGGAAAAGATTTTGAAGACATGACGTACGGCTTAGGCGACTTAATGGACGAAATCCGTAAAATTGACGTTGCTCGTATCCGTTTTACAACAAGTCATCCTCGTGACTTTGATGACCGTTTAATTGAAGTTCTTGCTAAAGGTGGAAATCTTGTCGATCACATTCACTTGCCTGTTCAATCAGGAAGCAGTGATATCTTAAAAATTATGGCACGAAAATATTCTCGTGAACATTATTTAGAGCTTGTTCGTAAAATTAAAGAAGCCATTCCAACGGCATCATTAACAACTGATATTATTGTTGGTTTCCCAAATGAAACGGATGAGCAGTTTGAAGAAACAATGTCGCTATATCGTGAGGTTGAATTTGATAGTGCTTATACGTTTATTTATTCACCTCGTGAAGGTACGCCGGCTGCTAAGATGCAAGACAACGTACCAATGGAAGTGAAAAAAGAGCGTCTTCAGCGTTTAAATGCTCTTGTAAATGAAATTTCTGCAAAGAAATTGAAGGAATATGAAGGTAAAGTTGTCGAAGTATTAGTAGAAGGTGAAAGTAAAAATAATCCGGAAGTATTAGCAGGCTACACGGAAAAAAGTAAGCTTGTAAACTTCAAAGCACCTAAGTCAGTGATTGGGCAACTTGTAAAAGTAAAAGTTACAAAAGCCAAAACATGGACATTAAACGGGGAAATGGTAGAAGAAACAGCAGAGGTGAAGTAA